A single window of Ananas comosus cultivar F153 linkage group 19, ASM154086v1, whole genome shotgun sequence DNA harbors:
- the LOC109724795 gene encoding F-box protein AFR-like, producing MKPRSETTTEEEAAAAALIPGLPEDVAELCLVRVPFPYQTLARSVSAAWNRALSRPSFLSRARSSSSSSSPFLFVFAFHPVSLRLQCQALDPVSRRWFLLPQIPLPSSPSPSSHGGGGDGAPPPPPPPLHPASCAFASLPSRGELFVLAPRPAALLLAYRAATNSWTPAAAAAAAPGPFLAAGAVAGRILAASGDGAAARYDPEADRWEPAPGLRRGMARYDAAVVAGRRMYVTEGWAWPFDAAPRGAVFDADRDAWAEMPPGMREGWTGASAVVGDDRLFVVAEYGDRRLKSYDAARDSWRGVAGPGVPPDLPRPFAVAGDRSGRIFVVGRGLDVAVATVLPPPARREEEGERWWERGEAPLRLRPPRPATLSVRSIRREEDINSEENKTESLPEKPMGTANGVLDNDLAYHVRSPQARKHTALALTVNVE from the exons ATGAAGCCGAGATCGGAGACGacgacggaggaggaggcggcggcggcggcgctgatCCCGGGGCTACCGGAGGACGTGGCGGAGCTGTGCCTGGTGCGCGTGCCCTTCCCCTACCAAACCCTAGCGCGCTCCGTCTCCGCCGCGTGGAACCGCGCCCTCTCCCGACCCTCCTTCCTCTCTCGCGCCCGAtcatcatcctcctcctcctcccccttcctCTTCGTCTTCGCCTTCCACCCCGTCTCCCTCCGCCTCCAATGCCAAGCCCTAGATCCCGTCTCCCGCCGCTGGTTCCTCCTCCCCCAAATCCCCCTCCCctcttccccctccccctcctcccatggcggaggcggcgatggcgcccctcctcctcctcctccgccgctccaCCCCGCCTCCTGCGCCTTCGCCTCCCTCCCCTCCCGCGGCGAGCTCTTCGTCCTCGCGCCGCGCCCCGCCGCGCTCCTCCTCGCCTACCGCGCCGCCACCAACTCCTggacccccgccgccgccgcggccgccgcgccGGGGCCCTTCCTTGCCGCGGGGGCCGTCGCCGGGCGCATCCTCGCCGcctccggcgacggcgccgcGGCGCGCTACGACCCCGAGGCCGACCGGTGGGAGCCGGCCCCGGGGCTGCGGCGCGGGATGGCGCGGTACGacgcggcggtggtggcggggCGGCGGATGTACGTGACGGAGGGCTGGGCCTGGCCCTTCGACGCCGCGCCGCGCGGCGCCGTCTTCGACGCCGACCGCGACGCGTGGGCCGAGATGCCCCCCGGGATGCGCGAGGGATGGACGGGCGCGAGCGCCGTCGTCGGCGACGACCGGCTCTTCGTCGTGGCCGAGTACGGCGACCGCCGCCTCAAGTCCTACGACGCCGCCCGCGACTCCTGGCGCGGGGTCGCCGGCCCCGGCGTCCCACCGGACCTTCCCCGCCCCTTCGCCGTCGCCGGCGATCGCTCCGGCCGTATCTTCGTCGTCGGCAGGGGCCTCGACGTCGCCGTCGCCACCGTGCTCCCCCCGCCCGCACGCCGCGAGGAAGAGGGTGAGAGGTGGTGGGAGCGTGGTGAAGCGCCCCTTCGTTTGCGACCTCCGCGCCCTGCAACGCTCAG TGTCAGAAGTATCCGCAGAGAAGAGGACATTAATTCCGAAGAAAATAAAACAG aaTCGTTGCCCGAGAAGCCTATGGGCACGGCAAATGGCGTTCTCGACAACGACCTCGCCTACCACGTCCGCTCCCCTCAAGCCCGCAAGCACACTGCCCTCGCTCTCACCGTCAACGTCGAGTGA
- the LOC109724997 gene encoding FGGY carbohydrate kinase domain-containing protein isoform X1, producing the protein MLSRARAWSSSSSSSSDTTPLLHRLRSPSAAVEMASAAAAASSATAAVARVVFLGVDVGTGSARAGLFDEKGRLLGSASSPIQIWKEKDCIEQSSTDIWHAICAAVKAACSLANVAAQEVVGLGFAATCSLVAVDSDGSPVSVSWSSDARRNIIVWMDHRAVEQAERINSRNSPVLQYCGGGVSPEMQAPKLLWVKENLRESWSMVFRWMDLSDWLAYRATGDDTRSLCTTVCKWTYLGHAHMELARETDSRDMEACGWDDVFWEEIGLEDLVEGNHAKIGRSVAFPGHPLGSGLTHAAAQELGLFPGTPVGTSLIDAHAGGIGVMQSVSESESKADVADEDAICHRMVLVCGTSTCHMAISKDKLFIPGVWGPFWSAMVPEYWLTEGGQSATGALVEYIVENHVAAPLLANRAASQSISIYELLNKILVSMSHEQNAPFLSALTEDMHVLPDFHGNRSPIADPKSKGMICGLTLDTSEKHLALLYLATIQGIAYGTRHIVEHCNSLGHKIDTLLACGGLAKNSLYIQEHADIVGCPIILPRENESVLLGAAILGAVAAKKYSGLQDAMKALNAAGQIVHPSKDPKVKKYHHAKYKIFRSLYEQQLSHRSIMTQALQ; encoded by the exons ATGTTGTCGAGGGCGAGAGCGTGGtcgtcgtcctcttcctcctcatccGATACGACgcccctcctccaccgcctccgctccccctccgccgccgtggagatggcctccgccgccgccgccgcatcctccgccaccgccgccgtcgcccgcGTCGTCTTCCTCGGCGTCGACGTCGGCACCGGGAGCGCCCGCGCAG GGCTCTTCGACGAGAAAGGTAGGCTGTTAGGCTCGGCAAGCAGCCCCATACAGATATGGAAGGAGAAAGATTGCATTGAG CAATCGTCAACAGATATCTGGCATGCGATTTGTGCAGCTGTGAAAGCTGCGTGCTCCTTGGCAAATGTTGCTGCTCAGGAAGTAGTCGGTCTTGGATTTGCAGCTACTTGCTCCCTTG TTGCAGTCGATTCAGATGGATCTCCAGTCTCAGTTTCATGGAGCAGTGATGCGAGAAGAAACATTATTGTGTGGATGGACCACAGGGCTGTTGAGCAGGCTGAGCGCATCAACTCTCGTAATTCACCAGTACTGCAGTATTGTGGCGGGGGTGTTTCCCCTGAAATGCAAGCGCCTAAG CTCCTATGGGTAAAAGAGAACCTGCGCGAGTCTTGGTCAATGGTGTTCAGGTGGATGGATTTAAGTGACTGGTTAGCATACAG AGCAACAGGAGATGATACACGGAGCTTATGTACAACTGTTTGCAAATGGACTTACCTTGGGCATGCGCATATGGAACTAGCTAGAGAGACAGATTCTCGTGATATGGAAGCGTGTGGATGGGATGATGTTTTTTGGGAAGAAATAGGCCTGGAAGACCTTGTGGAAGGAAATCATGCAAAAATTG GACGAAGTGTTGCTTTTCCCGGTCATCCTTTGGGTTCTGGTTTGACACATGCTGCAGCACAG GAACTTGGTCTTTTTCCTGGGACTCCTGTTGGGACTTCACTTATAGATGCTCACGCTGGTGGTATTGGAGTCATGCAAAGTGTTTCTGAATCAGAGTCTAAAGCTGATG TGGCCGATGAGGATGCAATATGCCATCGAATGGTCTTAGTTTGCGGAACATCTACTTGTCACATGGCTATCTCAAAGGACAAGTTGTTTATCCCTGGTGTTTGGGGACCGTTCTGGTCTG CAATGGTACCTGAGTACTGGCTCACAGAAGGTGGCCAAAGTGCAACTGGTGCTCTTGTGGAATACATAGTTGAGAATCATGTAGCTGCTCCTCTTCTTGCCAACCGTGCTGCTTCTCAAA GTATATCCATATATGAGTTGTTGAACAAAATATTGGTGTCAATGTCGCATGAACAAAATGCCCCTTTTCTTTCTGCCTTGACTGAAGATATGCATGTTCTCCCTGATTTTCATGGAAACAG GTCACCAATTGCTGATCCAAAATCCAAAGGAATGATCTGCGGTTTGACACTTGATACAAGTGAGAAGCACCTAGCACTTCTATACCTTGCAACAATTCAGGGCATTGCATATGGCACTCGTCACATTGTAGAGCACTGCAATTCTCTTGGGCACAAG ATTGATACACTTCTTGCATGTGGTGGGCTTGCGAAGAACTCGCTTTATATTCAAGAACATGCAGATATTGTTg GATGTCCAATCATTCTACCAAGAGAAAACGAATCTGTGCTCTTAGGCGCTGCAATTTTGGGTGCTGTTGCTGCGAAGAAGTATTCAGGCCTTCAAGACGCCATGAAAGCACTGAATGCAGCAGGGCAG ATTGTCCACCCATCCAAGGAccctaaagtgaaaaaataccaCCATgcgaaatataaaatttttaggtCTCTCTACGAGCAGCAGCTTTCTCATCGCTCGATCATGACGCAAGCGTTGCAGTAG
- the LOC109724997 gene encoding FGGY carbohydrate kinase domain-containing protein isoform X2, whose protein sequence is MLSRARAWSSSSSSSSDTTPLLHRLRSPSAAVEMASAAAAASSATAAVARVVFLGVDVGTGSARAGLFDEKGRLLGSASSPIQIWKEKDCIEQSSTDIWHAICAAVKAACSLANVAAQEVVGLGFAATCSLVAVDSDGSPVSVSWSSDARRNIIVWMDHRAVEQAERINSRNSPVLQYCGGGVSPEMQAPKLLWVKENLRESWSMVFRWMDLSDWLAYRATGDDTRSLCTTVCKWTYLGHAHMELARETDSRDMEACGWDDVFWEEIGLEDLVEGNHAKIGRSVAFPGHPLGSGLTHAAAQELGLFPGTPVGTSLIDAHAGGIGVMQSVSESESKADVADEDAICHRMVLVCGTSTCHMAISKDKLFIPGVWGPFWSAMVPEYWLTEGGQSATGALVEYIVENHVAAPLLANRAASQSTKILMQYLNSVVCKFGLLEFGCILSERSPIADPKSKGMICGLTLDTSEKHLALLYLATIQGIAYGTRHIVEHCNSLGHKIDTLLACGGLAKNSLYIQEHADIVGCPIILPRENESVLLGAAILGAVAAKKYSGLQDAMKALNAAGQIVHPSKDPKVKKYHHAKYKIFRSLYEQQLSHRSIMTQALQ, encoded by the exons ATGTTGTCGAGGGCGAGAGCGTGGtcgtcgtcctcttcctcctcatccGATACGACgcccctcctccaccgcctccgctccccctccgccgccgtggagatggcctccgccgccgccgccgcatcctccgccaccgccgccgtcgcccgcGTCGTCTTCCTCGGCGTCGACGTCGGCACCGGGAGCGCCCGCGCAG GGCTCTTCGACGAGAAAGGTAGGCTGTTAGGCTCGGCAAGCAGCCCCATACAGATATGGAAGGAGAAAGATTGCATTGAG CAATCGTCAACAGATATCTGGCATGCGATTTGTGCAGCTGTGAAAGCTGCGTGCTCCTTGGCAAATGTTGCTGCTCAGGAAGTAGTCGGTCTTGGATTTGCAGCTACTTGCTCCCTTG TTGCAGTCGATTCAGATGGATCTCCAGTCTCAGTTTCATGGAGCAGTGATGCGAGAAGAAACATTATTGTGTGGATGGACCACAGGGCTGTTGAGCAGGCTGAGCGCATCAACTCTCGTAATTCACCAGTACTGCAGTATTGTGGCGGGGGTGTTTCCCCTGAAATGCAAGCGCCTAAG CTCCTATGGGTAAAAGAGAACCTGCGCGAGTCTTGGTCAATGGTGTTCAGGTGGATGGATTTAAGTGACTGGTTAGCATACAG AGCAACAGGAGATGATACACGGAGCTTATGTACAACTGTTTGCAAATGGACTTACCTTGGGCATGCGCATATGGAACTAGCTAGAGAGACAGATTCTCGTGATATGGAAGCGTGTGGATGGGATGATGTTTTTTGGGAAGAAATAGGCCTGGAAGACCTTGTGGAAGGAAATCATGCAAAAATTG GACGAAGTGTTGCTTTTCCCGGTCATCCTTTGGGTTCTGGTTTGACACATGCTGCAGCACAG GAACTTGGTCTTTTTCCTGGGACTCCTGTTGGGACTTCACTTATAGATGCTCACGCTGGTGGTATTGGAGTCATGCAAAGTGTTTCTGAATCAGAGTCTAAAGCTGATG TGGCCGATGAGGATGCAATATGCCATCGAATGGTCTTAGTTTGCGGAACATCTACTTGTCACATGGCTATCTCAAAGGACAAGTTGTTTATCCCTGGTGTTTGGGGACCGTTCTGGTCTG CAATGGTACCTGAGTACTGGCTCACAGAAGGTGGCCAAAGTGCAACTGGTGCTCTTGTGGAATACATAGTTGAGAATCATGTAGCTGCTCCTCTTCTTGCCAACCGTGCTGCTTCTCAAA GTACAAAAATTCTAATGCAGTACCTAAATTCTGTGGTCTGTAAATTTGGGTTACTAGAATTCGGCTGCATTTTGTCAGAAAG GTCACCAATTGCTGATCCAAAATCCAAAGGAATGATCTGCGGTTTGACACTTGATACAAGTGAGAAGCACCTAGCACTTCTATACCTTGCAACAATTCAGGGCATTGCATATGGCACTCGTCACATTGTAGAGCACTGCAATTCTCTTGGGCACAAG ATTGATACACTTCTTGCATGTGGTGGGCTTGCGAAGAACTCGCTTTATATTCAAGAACATGCAGATATTGTTg GATGTCCAATCATTCTACCAAGAGAAAACGAATCTGTGCTCTTAGGCGCTGCAATTTTGGGTGCTGTTGCTGCGAAGAAGTATTCAGGCCTTCAAGACGCCATGAAAGCACTGAATGCAGCAGGGCAG ATTGTCCACCCATCCAAGGAccctaaagtgaaaaaataccaCCATgcgaaatataaaatttttaggtCTCTCTACGAGCAGCAGCTTTCTCATCGCTCGATCATGACGCAAGCGTTGCAGTAG